One genomic region from Streptomyces sp. NBC_00457 encodes:
- a CDS encoding TetR/AcrR family transcriptional regulator → MGAVSTFDRAPKQDRSRATRQRLLEAAVACLAEHGWAGSTVSVVAERAGVSRGAAQHHFPTREDLFTAAVEYVAEERSTALRALFPQGAAEDRRAVVTALVDLYTGPLFRAALHLWVAASNEAQLRPRVTELEARVGRETHHIAVDLLGADESHPGVRETVQGLLDMARGLGLANLLTDDEPRRERVVAQWAALLDETLG, encoded by the coding sequence ATGGGTGCTGTGAGCACGTTCGACCGTGCACCCAAACAGGACCGCAGCCGAGCCACCCGGCAACGGCTCCTCGAAGCCGCCGTGGCCTGCCTCGCCGAACACGGCTGGGCAGGCTCCACCGTTTCCGTCGTCGCCGAACGCGCCGGCGTCTCCCGCGGCGCCGCCCAACACCACTTCCCGACCCGCGAGGACCTCTTCACGGCGGCGGTCGAATACGTCGCCGAGGAACGCTCGACGGCGCTGCGGGCGCTGTTCCCTCAGGGCGCGGCGGAGGACCGCCGGGCCGTGGTGACGGCCTTGGTCGACCTCTACACGGGCCCACTGTTCCGCGCCGCCCTCCACCTGTGGGTAGCCGCCTCCAACGAAGCGCAGCTCCGCCCCCGCGTCACCGAACTCGAAGCCCGCGTCGGCCGCGAGACCCACCACATCGCCGTCGACCTCCTCGGCGCCGACGAATCCCACCCCGGCGTCCGCGAAACCGTCCAAGGCCTCCTCGACATGGCCCGCGGCCTAGGCCTCGCCAACCTCCTCACCGACGACGAACCCCGCCGCGAACGCGTGGTGGCACAGTGGGCGGCACTGCTGGACGAGACGCTGGGCTGA
- the pdxH gene encoding pyridoxamine 5'-phosphate oxidase, whose translation MNDRDAVSAVPVPLDPALMRKQYRAEGLAESDLAGTPVEQFARWFRQAAAQAHLFEPNAMVVSTADGEGRPSSRTVLLKQFDEQGFVFYTNYDSRKGRDLSENPYVSLLFPWHPMARQVIVSGVARRTGRDETAAYFRTRPHGSQLGAWASAQSSVIATRADLDASYAELAARYPEGEQVPVPPHWGGFRVAPQSVEFWQGRENRLHDRLRYVAEPDGSWRVERLSP comes from the coding sequence GTGAACGATCGTGACGCCGTGTCCGCCGTCCCCGTCCCCCTTGATCCCGCGTTGATGCGCAAGCAGTACCGGGCCGAGGGTCTGGCCGAGTCCGATCTGGCCGGCACGCCGGTGGAGCAGTTCGCGCGCTGGTTCCGGCAGGCCGCGGCGCAGGCCCATCTGTTCGAGCCGAACGCGATGGTCGTTTCGACGGCGGACGGTGAGGGGCGGCCCAGTTCTCGTACGGTGCTGTTGAAGCAGTTCGACGAGCAGGGTTTTGTCTTCTACACCAATTACGACTCCCGCAAGGGCCGTGATCTGTCCGAGAACCCGTACGTGTCGCTGCTGTTCCCGTGGCATCCGATGGCCCGGCAGGTGATCGTGTCCGGGGTGGCACGGCGTACCGGCCGTGATGAGACGGCCGCCTATTTCCGTACCCGGCCGCATGGTTCGCAGCTCGGGGCGTGGGCCAGCGCCCAGTCCTCGGTGATCGCCACACGTGCCGATCTCGACGCCTCGTACGCCGAGTTGGCGGCCCGCTATCCGGAGGGCGAGCAGGTGCCGGTGCCGCCGCACTGGGGTGGTTTCCGGGTGGCTCCGCAGTCGGTGGAGTTCTGGCAGGGCCGGGAGAACCGGCTGCATGACCGGTTGCGGTATGTGGCGGAGCCGGACGGGAGCTGGCGGGTGGAGCGGCTGAGTCCCTGA
- a CDS encoding citrate synthase 2: MSDFVPGLEGVVAFETEIAEPDKEGGALRYRGVDIEDLVGHVSFGNVWGLLVDGAFNPGLPPAEPFPIPVHSGDIRVDVQSALAMLAPVWGLKPLLDIDSAQAREDLARAAVMALSYVAQSARGQGRPMVPQREIDKANSITERFMIRWRGEPDPKHVAAVDAYWTSAAEHGMNASTFTARVIASTGADVAAALSGAVGAMSGPLHGGAPSRVLGMIEEIERTGDAEAYVKQALDKGERLMGFGHRVYRAEDPRARVLRRTARELGAPRFEVAEALEKAALAELHSRRPDRVLATNVEFWAAIVLDFAEVPAHMFTSMFTCARTAGWSAHILEQKRTGRLVRPSARYVGPGSRNPREIEGYGDIAH, encoded by the coding sequence ATGTCCGACTTCGTACCCGGACTCGAGGGAGTCGTCGCGTTCGAGACGGAGATCGCCGAACCGGATAAGGAGGGCGGCGCACTCCGGTACCGGGGCGTCGACATCGAGGACCTGGTCGGCCACGTCTCGTTCGGCAACGTCTGGGGCCTGCTCGTCGACGGCGCCTTCAACCCCGGCCTGCCGCCCGCCGAACCCTTCCCGATCCCCGTGCACTCCGGCGACATCCGCGTCGACGTCCAGTCCGCACTCGCCATGCTCGCCCCCGTCTGGGGCCTGAAACCACTGCTCGACATCGACTCCGCCCAGGCCCGCGAGGACCTCGCCCGCGCCGCCGTCATGGCCCTGTCCTACGTCGCCCAGTCCGCCCGCGGCCAGGGTCGGCCCATGGTCCCGCAGCGCGAGATCGACAAGGCCAACTCCATCACCGAACGCTTCATGATCCGCTGGCGCGGCGAGCCCGACCCCAAGCACGTAGCCGCCGTCGACGCCTACTGGACCAGCGCGGCCGAACACGGCATGAACGCCTCCACCTTCACCGCCCGCGTCATCGCCTCCACCGGAGCCGACGTCGCCGCCGCCCTCTCCGGCGCCGTAGGAGCCATGTCCGGCCCCCTGCACGGCGGCGCCCCCTCCCGCGTCCTCGGCATGATCGAGGAGATCGAGCGCACCGGCGACGCCGAGGCCTACGTCAAACAAGCCCTCGACAAGGGCGAACGCCTCATGGGCTTCGGCCACCGCGTCTACCGCGCCGAAGACCCCCGCGCCCGAGTCCTCCGCCGCACCGCCCGCGAACTGGGCGCCCCCCGCTTCGAGGTCGCCGAAGCCCTGGAGAAGGCGGCCCTGGCGGAGCTGCACAGCCGCCGCCCGGACCGCGTCCTGGCCACGAACGTCGAATTCTGGGCCGCCATCGTCCTCGACTTCGCCGAGGTCCCGGCCCACATGTTCACCTCCATGTTCACCTGCGCCCGCACGGCCGGCTGGTCCGCCCACATCCTGGAGCAGAAACGCACGGGCCGCCTGGTCCGCCCCTCCGCCCGCTACGTCGGCCCCGGCTCCCGGAACCCGCGCGAGATCGAGGGCTACGGCGACATCGCGCACTGA
- a CDS encoding VOC family protein — protein MIADLQCVVLDCSDPAELAAFYHSLLGGTVNQRDKRWALGDGWATLHAPSGLVLAFQRVADYLPPVWPDPARPQQFHLDFGVADLDRAGEQVLDRGATVLDGGADGRSWRVYADPAGHPFCLVRH, from the coding sequence ATGATCGCCGACCTTCAGTGCGTAGTCCTGGACTGCTCTGACCCTGCGGAACTCGCCGCGTTCTACCACTCACTGCTGGGCGGGACAGTCAACCAGCGGGACAAGCGGTGGGCGCTCGGCGACGGCTGGGCGACACTGCACGCGCCGTCCGGGCTCGTCCTTGCCTTCCAACGGGTGGCGGACTACCTGCCGCCGGTGTGGCCCGATCCTGCCCGGCCCCAGCAGTTCCACCTGGACTTCGGTGTCGCGGACCTGGACCGAGCCGGGGAGCAGGTGCTGGACCGTGGGGCGACGGTCTTGGACGGCGGTGCGGACGGGCGGAGCTGGCGTGTCTATGCCGATCCAGCTGGGCATCCGTTCTGCCTGGTCCGCCACTGA
- a CDS encoding SIS domain-containing protein, translating to MSDSKPSGQFFDAAIGLLQRVRDEEGGTITAAGSLLADTVVADGRLFAFGAGHSSLAAQDVVYRAGGLALMNLLAVPGVVGVDVVPATLGSALERVDGLASAVLDTSPVREGDALVIISLSGRNALPVEMAMKARALGVKVIGVTSVAYASETKSRHSSGTYLKDHCDIVLDSKIAVGDAELTLDTVPAPFAPASTVVTSALLQAVMAEAAAALAARGVEPPLLRSGNVDGGHDWNRRVMEEYGDRIFYRR from the coding sequence ATGAGCGACAGCAAGCCGTCCGGTCAGTTCTTCGATGCCGCGATCGGGCTGTTGCAACGTGTGCGGGACGAGGAGGGCGGGACGATCACGGCGGCCGGGTCACTCCTCGCGGACACGGTCGTCGCCGATGGCCGGCTGTTCGCCTTCGGCGCCGGGCACTCCTCGCTGGCCGCGCAGGACGTCGTCTACCGCGCCGGCGGACTCGCGCTGATGAATCTGCTGGCCGTACCCGGCGTCGTAGGAGTCGATGTCGTCCCGGCCACCCTCGGCTCCGCGCTGGAAAGGGTCGACGGTCTCGCGAGCGCCGTGCTCGACACGTCGCCGGTCCGCGAGGGCGACGCCCTGGTGATCATCTCGCTGTCCGGCCGCAACGCGCTGCCCGTGGAGATGGCCATGAAGGCCCGTGCCCTGGGCGTGAAGGTGATCGGCGTGACCTCGGTGGCGTACGCGTCGGAGACGAAGTCCCGGCACTCCTCGGGGACGTATCTGAAGGACCACTGCGACATCGTCCTCGACTCGAAGATCGCCGTCGGTGACGCGGAACTCACCCTCGACACCGTCCCGGCGCCCTTCGCCCCGGCCTCCACGGTCGTCACATCGGCCCTGCTCCAGGCGGTGATGGCCGAAGCGGCCGCCGCGCTGGCCGCCCGCGGCGTCGAGCCTCCGCTGCTGCGCTCCGGCAACGTCGACGGGGGCCATGACTGGAACCGGCGGGTGATGGAGGAGTACGGGGACCGGATCTTCTATCGCCGTTAG
- a CDS encoding PAS domain-containing protein, giving the protein MSASRRSGTTDELGPDEPEREGPEGSGGSDLLAALLDGMDAALCAFDADGVVTHWNREAERILGWTASEAVGRRGFAGWAVRPADADEVESRLMAAMHAPGRQVHEFALLTKDGGRVLVRTQSAAVRGPDGKPAGLYCAFSEVHTQIDLERSIALSEALFDDASWGVVLVDADLRPAVVNAHAARALGIGRTSVLGRPLGELLSQGVEELESALTHVLAEGAPPAPAEIWVGVRTPEGEKRRCWRCGFVRLASPLAEEPVPLGVGWLFNDVTEAKQAEQEASLLRFRSNQLHRAARAAAECEDPAEAAVVHLDFALAGFADHALIDRAAGGAITDAETAEPVRLVRIATTPAGAPGPSLVTGQAGLPIRYGEGHPALQCVQRGGSVRASVGTVPAEQARAWALARQWPADAVHALCAVLRSRGRTLGVVTFLRGAGRSAFERPDAAYAEDVAVRIAGALDLAGAVRGDWPPEGSE; this is encoded by the coding sequence GTGAGTGCTTCCAGGCGTAGTGGGACCACCGACGAGCTGGGACCGGACGAGCCCGAAAGGGAAGGTCCGGAGGGCTCGGGCGGTTCCGATCTGCTGGCCGCGCTCCTTGACGGCATGGACGCGGCCCTGTGCGCCTTCGACGCCGACGGTGTCGTCACGCACTGGAACCGTGAGGCCGAGCGGATTCTCGGGTGGACCGCGAGTGAGGCCGTGGGCCGACGCGGGTTCGCCGGGTGGGCCGTAAGGCCGGCGGACGCCGACGAGGTCGAGTCCCGGCTGATGGCCGCCATGCACGCGCCGGGACGCCAGGTCCATGAGTTCGCGCTGCTCACCAAGGACGGCGGCCGGGTCCTCGTACGGACCCAGTCCGCGGCCGTCCGCGGCCCCGACGGAAAGCCCGCCGGTCTGTACTGCGCCTTCAGCGAGGTGCACACGCAGATCGACCTCGAGCGGTCCATCGCGCTGAGCGAGGCCCTCTTCGACGACGCGAGCTGGGGCGTCGTCCTCGTCGACGCCGACCTGCGGCCCGCCGTGGTGAACGCGCACGCGGCCCGCGCGCTGGGCATCGGGCGTACGTCCGTACTCGGCAGACCGCTCGGTGAACTGCTCTCCCAAGGCGTCGAGGAGCTCGAGAGCGCCCTCACCCATGTCCTCGCCGAGGGTGCGCCGCCCGCGCCCGCCGAGATCTGGGTCGGCGTACGCACGCCGGAGGGCGAGAAGCGGCGCTGCTGGCGCTGTGGCTTCGTACGGCTGGCCTCCCCGCTCGCCGAGGAACCGGTACCGCTCGGCGTCGGCTGGCTGTTCAACGACGTCACGGAGGCCAAGCAGGCCGAGCAGGAGGCGTCGTTGCTGCGGTTCCGCAGCAATCAGCTCCACCGTGCCGCACGGGCCGCCGCCGAGTGCGAGGACCCGGCCGAGGCCGCCGTCGTCCACCTGGACTTCGCGCTAGCGGGGTTCGCCGACCACGCCCTGATCGACCGCGCGGCGGGCGGCGCGATCACCGACGCCGAGACCGCCGAGCCCGTACGACTGGTACGCATCGCCACCACACCCGCGGGCGCGCCCGGGCCCAGCCTGGTCACCGGTCAGGCCGGCCTGCCCATCCGCTACGGCGAGGGGCACCCCGCCCTGCAGTGCGTTCAGCGAGGCGGCTCCGTGCGGGCCAGCGTCGGCACCGTACCGGCCGAACAGGCGCGCGCCTGGGCGCTGGCCCGGCAGTGGCCGGCGGACGCCGTGCACGCGCTGTGCGCGGTGCTGCGCAGCCGGGGGCGGACGCTGGGCGTCGTGACGTTTCTGCGCGGGGCCGGACGCAGCGCGTTCGAACGGCCCGACGCGGCGTACGCGGAGGATGTCGCCGTACGGATCGCTGGGGCGCTGGATCTGGCGGGGGCGGTGCGCGGGGACTGGCCGCCGGAAGGTTCGGAGTAA
- a CDS encoding GNAT family N-acetyltransferase produces the protein MLEQWRYVHNVIVPPAAMDLDEVRERGGRYRLENAYLGDELVGCSTVRPPEGEEAVATVIARVLPRYRRRGIGNALYEKGLAHARVLGADVIETCVLAVNEDGVRFAGARGFVEVERYVLPGANDLWIDLRLATSRP, from the coding sequence ATGCTGGAGCAGTGGCGGTACGTGCACAACGTGATCGTGCCGCCCGCCGCCATGGACCTCGACGAGGTACGGGAGCGCGGTGGCCGCTACCGGCTGGAGAACGCGTATCTCGGCGACGAACTCGTGGGGTGCTCCACCGTGCGGCCGCCCGAGGGCGAGGAAGCCGTCGCGACGGTGATCGCGCGTGTGCTGCCCCGGTATCGGCGGCGCGGGATCGGGAACGCTCTGTACGAGAAAGGGCTCGCCCACGCGCGCGTGCTGGGTGCCGACGTGATCGAGACCTGCGTGCTGGCCGTCAACGAGGACGGGGTGCGGTTTGCCGGGGCGCGCGGATTCGTGGAGGTGGAGAGGTATGTGCTGCCGGGTGCGAACGACCTGTGGATCGACCTCCGGCTTGCCACCTCCCGACCGTAA
- a CDS encoding RidA family protein: MTKRRAILSGSVFEEQIGYARAVVDGEWVHVSGTTGYNYATMTISDDVVEQAEQCLRNVGAALAEAGCSFADVVRVRYLLPERDDFEPCWPVLRRHFGEVLPAATMMVCGLADPRMKFEIEVYARRTDGDGV; the protein is encoded by the coding sequence ATGACCAAGCGGCGAGCGATACTCAGCGGTTCGGTGTTCGAGGAGCAGATCGGGTATGCCCGGGCCGTGGTCGACGGGGAGTGGGTGCATGTGTCCGGGACGACCGGCTACAACTACGCCACCATGACGATCTCCGACGACGTGGTCGAACAGGCCGAGCAGTGTCTGCGCAACGTGGGCGCGGCGCTGGCGGAGGCGGGGTGCTCGTTCGCCGATGTCGTCCGGGTGCGGTACCTGCTGCCCGAGCGGGACGACTTCGAACCCTGCTGGCCGGTACTGCGCCGCCACTTCGGCGAGGTCCTCCCGGCAGCGACCATGATGGTGTGCGGGCTGGCCGATCCCCGGATGAAGTTCGAGATCGAGGTCTACGCGCGACGCACGGACGGCGACGGTGTCTGA
- a CDS encoding metal-dependent transcriptional regulator, protein MSGLIDTTEMYLRTILELEEEGVVPMRARIAERLDQSGPTVSQTVARMERDGLVSVASDRHLELTDEGRRLATRVMRKHRLAECLLVDVIGLEWEQVHAEACRWEHVMSEAVERRVLELLRHPTESPYGNPIPGLEELGEKDGADPFLDEGMVSLADLDPGTEGKTVVVRRIGEPIQTDAQLMYTLRRAGVQPGSVVSVTESAGGVLVGSGGEAAELESDVASHVFVAKR, encoded by the coding sequence ATGTCCGGACTGATCGACACCACGGAGATGTATCTCCGCACCATCCTCGAGCTGGAGGAGGAAGGTGTGGTCCCCATGCGCGCCCGGATCGCCGAGCGGCTGGACCAGAGCGGGCCGACGGTCAGCCAGACCGTGGCGCGGATGGAGCGGGACGGACTGGTGTCCGTCGCCAGCGACCGGCACCTGGAGCTCACGGACGAGGGCCGCCGGCTGGCGACGCGCGTGATGCGCAAGCACCGCCTGGCGGAGTGCCTGCTCGTCGACGTGATCGGGCTGGAGTGGGAGCAGGTGCACGCCGAGGCGTGTCGCTGGGAGCACGTGATGAGCGAGGCCGTGGAGCGCCGCGTGCTCGAGCTGCTGCGCCACCCCACCGAGTCGCCGTACGGCAACCCGATCCCGGGCCTGGAGGAGCTGGGCGAGAAGGACGGCGCCGATCCGTTCCTGGACGAGGGCATGGTGTCGCTGGCCGACCTGGACCCGGGGACGGAAGGCAAGACGGTCGTGGTGCGCCGTATCGGCGAGCCGATCCAGACGGACGCACAGCTGATGTACACGCTGCGCCGCGCGGGCGTGCAGCCCGGCTCGGTGGTGAGCGTGACGGAGTCGGCCGGCGGGGTGCTGGTGGGCAGTGGCGGCGAGGCGGCCGAGCTGGAGTCGGACGTCGCCTCTCACGTGTTCGTCGCCAAGCGCTGA
- a CDS encoding alpha/beta fold hydrolase, with product MARRIDVTGAGGVRLAAWEFGDPPKPDPASETTGHTDRATPHQPPGPGEQDRCSGVLLLHGLMGRASHWASTARWLSGRHRAVALDQRGHGQSDKPPQASFTREAYVEDAEAALEQLGLGPAVLIGHAMGALTAWQLAAKRPDLVRGVIICDMRASALGAASQREWAQWFKSWPVPFATLADVRKWFGEDDPWVERPIPSRGEFYAEVMHESADGWRPVFEPDQMLKSRETWVYDAHWEELAQVQCPALVVRGLDGELGRAEAQEMVRVLPLGEYAEVADAGHLVHYDQPEGWRAAIEPFLNAL from the coding sequence ATGGCGCGACGCATCGACGTGACCGGGGCGGGCGGCGTACGCCTGGCGGCCTGGGAGTTCGGCGACCCTCCCAAGCCCGACCCGGCGAGCGAGACGACCGGACACACCGACCGTGCGACACCGCACCAGCCGCCCGGCCCCGGCGAACAGGACCGCTGCTCCGGCGTGCTGTTACTTCACGGCCTGATGGGCCGCGCCTCGCACTGGGCCTCCACCGCCCGCTGGCTCTCCGGACGCCATCGCGCCGTCGCGCTCGACCAGCGCGGCCACGGCCAGAGCGACAAGCCCCCGCAGGCCTCCTTCACCCGCGAGGCCTATGTCGAGGACGCCGAGGCCGCCCTCGAACAGCTCGGCCTCGGCCCGGCCGTCCTCATCGGCCACGCGATGGGCGCCCTGACCGCCTGGCAACTCGCCGCCAAGCGCCCCGATCTGGTCCGCGGAGTCATCATCTGCGATATGCGGGCCTCCGCACTCGGTGCGGCCTCGCAGCGGGAGTGGGCCCAGTGGTTCAAGTCCTGGCCCGTTCCGTTCGCCACGCTTGCCGACGTCCGCAAGTGGTTCGGTGAGGACGACCCCTGGGTGGAGCGGCCCATTCCGTCCCGCGGCGAGTTCTACGCCGAGGTGATGCACGAGTCTGCCGACGGCTGGCGGCCCGTTTTCGAACCCGACCAGATGCTCAAGTCCCGGGAGACGTGGGTGTACGACGCGCACTGGGAGGAGCTGGCCCAGGTGCAGTGCCCGGCGCTCGTTGTTCGCGGGCTGGATGGGGAGTTGGGGCGGGCCGAGGCGCAGGAGATGGTGCGGGTGTTGCCTCTCGGGGAGTACGCGGAGGTGGCTGATGCCGGGCATCTTGTCCACTATGACCAGCCGGAGGGGTGGCGCGCGGCGATCGAGCCGTTTTTGAATGCGCTGTGA
- a CDS encoding transporter: MTADITPVVVRLKLSLLRNGLRQSGGRKAAYIASAAITLLFTALQLLGLILLRGNEHATSVVVLLVAVLALGWAVMPLFFPSGDETLDPTRLVMLPLRPAPLVRALLVASLVGIGPLFTVCMLAGSVVAVAHGGVAYVVGVVGVVLALLVCVALARAVAAANIRLLTSRRGRDLAVLSGLVIAIGAQLVNFGVQRLGSAGLGQLAPFADVLKWVPPASAIGAADSASEGSYGVAVVQLALSALALWLLLRQWSGHLNRLMTAPDGSTLQSAEGATRERTSTGLSRFLPAGRTGTVMERSLRYVWRDPKTKAAWVTSLAIGLIVPVFNALQGTGSIYFACFAAGMLGIQMYNQFGQDTSAFWMVAMTISSTKDAYVELRARAFALLVITLPYAALVTVLTTALLGDWAKLPEVLGLSFALLGAMLATGAWTSARFPYSIPQEGYKNVAPGQAGLAWIAIFGGMVASALLCAPVIAVTIWLNVTANGDDWTWVLLPVGVAYGAAVTWLGLRLAAPRTAERLPEILTAVSKG, translated from the coding sequence ATGACCGCCGACATCACCCCGGTCGTCGTACGACTGAAGCTATCACTGCTGCGCAACGGGCTACGGCAGTCCGGCGGCCGCAAGGCCGCCTACATCGCGTCCGCCGCCATCACGCTGCTCTTCACCGCGCTCCAACTGCTCGGCCTGATCCTGCTGCGCGGCAACGAGCACGCCACGTCGGTGGTCGTACTCCTCGTCGCGGTGCTGGCGCTGGGCTGGGCGGTGATGCCGCTGTTCTTCCCCAGCGGCGACGAGACCCTCGACCCCACCCGCCTGGTGATGCTGCCGCTGCGCCCCGCGCCGCTCGTGCGGGCGCTGCTGGTGGCCTCGCTGGTCGGCATCGGGCCGCTGTTCACGGTGTGCATGCTCGCCGGTTCCGTCGTCGCGGTGGCGCATGGCGGTGTGGCGTACGTCGTCGGCGTCGTCGGTGTGGTGCTGGCGCTGCTGGTGTGCGTGGCCCTCGCGCGGGCCGTCGCCGCCGCCAACATCCGGTTGCTGACCAGCCGCAGGGGCCGTGATCTCGCGGTGCTCAGTGGTCTGGTCATCGCCATCGGGGCGCAGCTCGTCAACTTCGGGGTGCAGCGGCTGGGTTCGGCCGGGCTGGGGCAGCTCGCCCCCTTCGCCGATGTGCTGAAGTGGGTGCCGCCCGCGTCGGCGATCGGGGCGGCGGATTCGGCGAGCGAGGGCTCGTATGGAGTCGCTGTTGTTCAACTCGCCCTGAGCGCCCTGGCGCTGTGGCTGCTGCTGCGGCAGTGGTCGGGTCATCTGAACCGGCTGATGACCGCGCCCGACGGGTCCACCCTCCAGAGCGCCGAGGGCGCCACTCGCGAGCGGACCTCGACCGGACTGTCGCGTTTCCTGCCCGCCGGCCGTACCGGCACGGTCATGGAGCGCAGCCTGCGCTATGTGTGGCGCGACCCCAAGACCAAGGCCGCCTGGGTGACTTCGCTCGCGATCGGCCTGATCGTTCCGGTGTTCAACGCCCTCCAGGGCACCGGCTCGATCTACTTCGCCTGCTTCGCCGCCGGGATGCTCGGCATCCAGATGTACAACCAGTTCGGGCAGGACACCTCCGCGTTCTGGATGGTCGCGATGACGATCTCGTCCACGAAGGATGCGTACGTCGAACTGCGCGCCCGTGCCTTCGCGTTGCTGGTGATCACACTGCCGTACGCCGCACTGGTCACCGTCCTGACGACGGCCCTGCTCGGCGACTGGGCCAAGCTGCCCGAGGTGCTGGGTCTGTCCTTCGCCCTGCTCGGCGCGATGCTGGCGACCGGGGCGTGGACGTCGGCACGCTTCCCGTACTCCATCCCCCAGGAGGGCTACAAGAACGTCGCCCCCGGACAGGCCGGCCTCGCCTGGATCGCCATCTTCGGCGGCATGGTCGCGTCCGCCCTCCTCTGCGCCCCGGTCATCGCCGTCACCATCTGGCTGAACGTAACCGCTAACGGCGACGACTGGACGTGGGTGCTGCTACCGGTGGGGGTCGCGTACGGCGCCGCTGTCACTTGGCTGGGCCTGAGGCTGGCGGCCCCCAGGACGGCAGAACGACTGCCGGAGATCCTTACGGCGGTGAGCAAGGGCTGA
- a CDS encoding ABC transporter ATP-binding protein, with the protein MTSAVSVRGLWKRFGQQVAVAGVDLELPAGKFIGLVGPNGAGKTTTLSMVTGLLRPDQGSVEVVGHDVWRDPVEVKARIGVLPEGLRLFERLSGRELLGYMGRLRGLPGAEVDKRATQLLDVLDLAGAQHKLVVDYSTGMRKKIGLATALLHNPEVLFLDEPFEGVDPVSAQTIRGVLERYTGSGATVVFSSHVMELVESLCDWVAVMAAGRIRAHGPLAEVRGDAASLQQAFLELVGANGRNAGSDLDWLGGGAR; encoded by the coding sequence ATGACGTCGGCTGTAAGTGTGCGTGGGCTCTGGAAGCGGTTCGGGCAGCAAGTTGCCGTTGCCGGGGTTGATCTTGAGCTGCCTGCGGGGAAGTTCATCGGGCTCGTCGGCCCGAACGGTGCGGGCAAGACCACCACGCTCTCCATGGTGACCGGGCTGCTCCGGCCCGATCAGGGGTCCGTCGAGGTCGTCGGGCATGACGTATGGCGGGACCCCGTCGAGGTGAAGGCGCGGATCGGGGTGCTGCCGGAGGGGCTGCGGTTGTTCGAGCGGCTGTCGGGGCGGGAACTGCTCGGTTACATGGGGCGGTTGCGGGGGCTGCCCGGTGCCGAGGTGGACAAGCGGGCGACGCAGTTGCTGGATGTGCTGGATCTTGCCGGGGCCCAGCACAAACTGGTCGTCGACTACTCGACCGGGATGCGGAAGAAGATCGGGCTCGCGACGGCGCTGCTGCACAATCCCGAAGTGCTGTTCCTGGACGAGCCGTTCGAGGGCGTCGACCCGGTGTCCGCGCAGACCATCCGGGGTGTACTGGAGCGGTACACCGGCTCCGGGGCGACCGTCGTCTTCTCCTCGCATGTGATGGAACTCGTGGAGTCGCTGTGCGACTGGGTGGCCGTGATGGCCGCCGGGCGCATCCGGGCGCACGGGCCGCTGGCCGAGGTGCGGGGCGACGCCGCCTCGCTCCAGCAGGCGTTTCTTGAGCTCGTGGGGGCGAACGGGCGGAACGCCGGGTCCGATCTCGACTGGCTGGGCGGCGGGGCACGATGA
- a CDS encoding bifunctional DNA primase/polymerase: MMSVEETIASTEAAQIPQQRGESLLDTAVRYAEERHWDVFPGTWLEAVDGVQRCSCGDVACAAPGAHPTRPDWATQATGSATVARRMWQKQPTSSILLPTGRTFDAISVPETAGFLALARMERMELTLGPVTLTPDRRMEFFVLPGAAVKVPDLVRKLGWAVASLDLVALGEGAWVAAPPTRFGSRGAVQWACRPTPANRWLPDAEELISPLAYACGRDR, translated from the coding sequence GTGATGAGCGTGGAAGAGACGATCGCGAGCACCGAAGCCGCCCAGATTCCGCAGCAGCGTGGGGAATCGCTGCTGGACACCGCCGTTCGCTACGCCGAGGAGCGCCACTGGGACGTCTTCCCGGGCACCTGGCTGGAAGCCGTCGACGGGGTGCAGCGCTGCTCGTGCGGCGACGTCGCGTGCGCCGCGCCCGGCGCGCATCCGACGCGGCCGGACTGGGCGACGCAGGCGACGGGCAGCGCGACCGTTGCGCGCCGGATGTGGCAGAAGCAGCCGACGTCGTCGATTCTGCTGCCGACGGGGCGTACGTTCGACGCGATTTCCGTTCCGGAGACGGCGGGGTTTCTGGCGCTGGCCCGGATGGAGCGGATGGAGCTGACGCTGGGGCCGGTGACGCTGACTCCGGACCGGCGGATGGAGTTCTTCGTGCTGCCGGGGGCCGCGGTGAAAGTTCCCGATCTGGTGCGCAAGCTGGGGTGGGCGGTCGCTTCGCTGGATCTCGTGGCGCTCGGGGAGGGCGCGTGGGTGGCTGCGCCTCCTACGCGGTTCGGGTCCCGGGGGGCTGTGCAGTGGGCTTGTCGGCCTACGCCGGCGAATCGGTGGTTGCCGGATGCGGAAGAGTTGATCTCGCCGCTCGCCTATGCGTGTGGGCGGGATCGGTAG